From Candoia aspera isolate rCanAsp1 chromosome 4, rCanAsp1.hap2, whole genome shotgun sequence, a single genomic window includes:
- the LOC134495796 gene encoding ribonuclease-like, translated as MSQMLAYSVLLLFVALLGPLPTLAQRETRHEKFHRQHVAFPKTNSELDARRYCDLMMQRRGMTTVKCKPSNTFIHGHPTEVDAICSNGGTHFSENYYDSNSFFELTACRVTGGGSGPPNCNYRGRLSNQRIQVACINGVPVHFKAAL; from the coding sequence ATGTCTCAGATGCTGGCCTATTCAGTGTTGCTACTGTTTGTGGCCCTCCTGGGGCCCTTGCCAACTCTTGCCCAGAGAGAAACCCGTCATGAGAAATTCCACCGGCAGCATGTTGCCTTCCCAAAGACCAACAGCGAACTGGATGCCCGGCGCTATTGCGACCTGATGATGCAACGAAGAGGAATGACGACCGTCAAGTGCAAGCCCTCCAACACCTTCATCCATGGGCACCCTACAGAAGTGGATGCCATCTGCAGCAATGGGGGGACCCACTTTAGTGAGAATTACTATGACAGCAACAGCTTCTTTGAGCTCACCGCCTGCCGTGTGACGGGGGGAGGATCTGGGCCTCCCAACTGTAACTATCGAGGCAGGCTTAGCAACCAGCGGATCCAAGTGGCCTGCATAAATGGCGTGCCAGTGCATTTCAAAGCAGCTCTTTAG